The following are encoded together in the Zingiber officinale cultivar Zhangliang chromosome 8A, Zo_v1.1, whole genome shotgun sequence genome:
- the LOC122009152 gene encoding ABC transporter G family member 23-like, giving the protein MDYQTVAGLDPSSSSFSSSSSPSSSSSPLSTTAATTALLVSNLSYSIHPSSTSTFLRRRSSHSPSHARHLLNSVSFAAASSELLAVVGPSGAGKSTLLRVISGRAGASSSTATAVSLDGRHVSSAPRLRKLCGFVTQEDNLLPLLTVRETLAFSAQLRLRGASAGEREEKVEALVRELGLEQVADSYVGDKERRGVSGGERKRVAIGVDVIDDPPVLLLDEPTSGLDSASALQVVQLLAAMARSRRQVVILTIHQPGYRILQYVSTFLLLSHGKVAHYGSLESLTQTIARLGFTIPTQLNPLEFAMEIIQQLEDFHSSKLPPETETETYDYKNKLSKDLALDAEIFHSCYCSRMEEIKILSLRFWKIIYRTKQLFLARTLQAVVGGLGLGSVYLHVEPDAEGVAERLGLFAFSLSFLLSSTVEALPIFLQERRVLMREASRSTYRLSSYVAANTIVFLPFLLVVALLFAVPVYWLVGLNPSFAAFSFFVLVVWLIVLMASSLVLFLSAVSPDFILGNSLICVFLGVFFLFSGYFIPKESIPKYWIFMYYLSLYRYPLDALLINEYWSVRDECFSVGHGGACLLTGGDVLRARGLDKDSRWMNVGIMCFFFIIYRVMCWILLVRKASKTML; this is encoded by the exons ATGGACTATCAGACGGTTGCAGGCCTCGACCccagctcctcctccttctcctcctcctcctctccatcttcctcctcctctccactttCCACAACCGCCGCCACCACCGCCCTACTCGTCTCCAATCTATCCTACTCTATCCACCCCTCTTCCACCTCCACCTTCCTCCGCCGCCGGAGTAGTCACTCGCCCAGCCATGCACGCCACCTCCTAAATTCAGTCTCCTTCGCTGCCGCCTCCTCCGAGCTCCTCGCCGTCGTCGGCCCAAGCGGCGCGGGTAAATCCACGCTCCTCCGCGTTATCTCTGGCCGCGCCGGTGCCTCCAGTTCCACGGCCACCGCCGTCTCCCTCGACGGCCGGCACGTCTCCAGCGCGCCCCGCCTGCGGAAGCTGTGTGGGTTCGTGACGCAGGAGGACAACCTGCTGCCGCTTCTGACGGTGAGGGAGACGCTGGCGTTCAGCGCGCAGCTGCGGCTGCGGGGTGCGAGCGCGGGTGAGCGGGAGGAGAAGGTGGAGGCGCTGGTGAGGGAGCTGGGGCTGGAGCAGGTGGCTGACAGCTACGTTGGCGACAAGGAGCGGCGGGGAGTGTCGGGCGGAGAGCGCAAGCGGGTGGCCATCGGCGTGGACGTGATAGATGACCCGCCGGTCCTTCTGCTGGACGAGCCGACCTCGGGGCTGGACAGCGCCTCGGCGCTGCAGGTGGTGCAGCTGCTGGCGGCCATGGCGCGGAGCAGGCGGCAGGTCGTCATCCTCACAATCCACCAGCCGGGCTATCGGATTCTTCAGTACGTCTCCACCTTCTTGCTCCTCTCCCACGGGAAG GTAGCTCACTATGGCAGCCTGGAATCTCTCACCCAGACGATCGCAAGACTGGGATTCACAATACCAACTCAGCTCAATCCTCTAGAGTTCGCCATGGAGATCATTCAGCAGCTTGAGGACTTTCACTCTTCGAAATTGCCTCCTGAGACAGAGACAGAGACTTATGATTACAAGAACAAGCTTAGCAAAGATTTAGCATTAGACGCAGAAATTTTTCACAGCTGCTACTGCTCCcgcatggaggagatcaagatcCTGAGCTTGCGATTCTGGAAGATCATCTACCGAACGAAGCAGCTGTTCCTGGCGCGCACGCTGCAGGCCGTGGTCGGCGGGCTGGGACTCGGCAGCGTGTACCTGCACGTGGAGCCGGACGCCGAGGGCGTCGCCGAGAGATTGGGCCTCTTCGCCTTCAGCCTCagcttcctcctctcctccacaGTCGAAGCACTTCCCATCTTCCTCCAGGAGCGGCGCGTGCTGATGCGGGAGGCCTCGCGGAGCACGTACCGGCTCTCCTCCTACGTCGCGGCCAACACGATCGTCTTCCTCCCCTTCCTGCTCGTCGTGGCTCTGCTCTTCGCCGTCCCCGTCTACTGGCTCGTGGGTCTCAACCCTTCCTTCGCCGCCTTCTCCTTCTTCGTTTTGGTGGTGTGGCTGATCGTTCTGATGGCGAGTTCTCTGGTGCTCTTCCTCAGCGCAGTCTCGCCGGATTTCATACTGGGAAACTCCCTCATCTGCGTCTTCCTGGGGGTCTTCTTCCTGTTCTCGGGCTACTTCATCCCCAAGGAGAGCATCCCCAAGTACTGGATCTTCATGTACTACCTCTCTCTCTACAGGTACCCTTTGGACGCCCTACTCATCAACGAGTACTGGAGCGTGAGGGACGAATGCTTCTCCGTTGGGCATGGAGGCGCGTGCTTGCTCACCGGCGGAGATGTGCTGAGGGCGAGAGGGCTGGATAAGGACTCCAGATGGATGAACGTCGGGATCATGtgcttcttcttcatcatctacCGAGTTATGTGTTGGATTTTGCTGGTCAGGAAGGCTTCAAAGACTATGCTCTGA